The stretch of DNA GCATATACTTGTACCACATACCAGCGCTTCATATAATCTTTGCCCTGTCAAAACTAGTAACCACTATACAATCTAACAACAAAACGCCAGAGCTCAGTAAGCCCTTTATCAACTAAACCTAAGTAAATTGAAAAAAAAGACATGAGCAGTAGAACAACTATCATTGATCCTACAAACTCATTAAATTTAGGCCAAGTAACCTTTGAGAGTTCAAGCTGCACGTCTTTAACAAACTGTGTTACATCTTTTATCATCTTTTTTCTTCTTTCTATGGCAGGCCAGGAGGGACTCGAACCCCCAACCGGCAGATTTGGAGTCTGCTGCTCTACCAAATTGAGCTACTGACCTACAAAAGGCCTATTTTGTTTCTTTATGATCATTGTGTTTGCGACAACGTGAACAATACTTACTCAGTTTCAATGAACCGATAGTTCTTTTTTTTGAAACAACCTGAGTATAGTTACGCTCTTTGCATATTTCGCAAACCAAATGAGTAGTTTTTCTATTTTTTGCCATAATTATAAAGATACTTAAAAGACCTTGAACAAACGATCTATCTGGAGCCCGCGACCGGGATTGAACCGGTGGCCTCTTCCTTACCAAGGAAGTGCTCTGCCTCTGAGCTACGTGGGCGCGAACCGCAATCCTTACGGTTTATTATAGATTAATTAAAAAAACAGAAAAAGACAAACTTTTTGAACACCTATTGTGTATTAGAAATCAGAAACATGATGCTTATTAAAAAATGGAGCCGGCGATCGGATTCGAACCAACGACCTGCTGATTACAAATCAGCTGCTCTACCAACTGAGCTACGCCGGCATTATGCTTTTCTGGAGCGGGAAACGAGGGTCGAACTCGCAACCTACAGCTTGGAAGGCTGTCGCTCTGCCAATTGAGCTATTCCCGCACATTTCAACTTTTTTAGTCTTCTTCCAAATGAAACTACACAATAAGGTTGTGTATAGTCAGTCCTACTACGCTTTAACGAGCTTCGAAGGTCATACTCCTTAAGTCTTTTAATACCCAACTTACGATTCTCTTCAGTCGAGTACCCAATCGAAATATAATGAAGATTGGGTTAAAAGCCTTGGCGAAGTATGGTGGCGAGGGCTGGATTCGAACCAGCGAAGGCATAGCCGATGGATTTACAGTCCACCCCCTTTGGCCGCTCGGGAACCTCGCCGTACCCAAGCATATTCCACAAGCTTGTTCAACTATAATATTGTTTTTCTCAATGGATTTCAACTTAATTTTAACGAAAAATCGATTTTTTTATAAAATTCTTCAAAATTAACTCTTTTTTCTGCTAACTACCCCTCTGCCATAGCTATGAAAAAATAAAAACTGCCTTTGACAAAAGAATAAATTACCACTATAATTAAAATTGAATATTAAATTATTTTCCCTCCATAAATATCCTAAAGGAGTTACCGCATGTTCAAACGCACATCAGTCATATCTATTATTATCTTTGCTAGCTTATTAAATCCTGGCTATGCATTCACTAATGAAATCACCCAAGAAAATTCACTTATCAAACACATTAGCAACAAATACCTTACGTCAACGTTTGGCATAGAAGAACCAACTCCAGCAACTCCCGCGATTAATCCCAATGCCAGTTTTACTGAAAAATTCAAACAGCAAATTGACCCAAAGAAGCAATTACTCACACCACGCGAAGTCCAAGAAGTCGCTTTTAACCTAGTTGCATCTTCTCACAATTTTAAAACAAACATTATTGACAGTTCATGTATTGATAAACTAGAAATTATTGGCGGCGGAGAAAATAGCCAGCACCATCTTTTCGGCAACATTTTCGGTGATATCAATACTGCAGCAGGTAAAGCACACGCCGCATTGACATTCTGTCACCCCACAACTGATACAACGATCTTACACAAACGCCAACAGGCTATCACTTACTTGAACAACAATGAACACACGCTTCAAGAACTAGACCGCATACTTAACCATACCAGTACGGTTGAGAGTAAATCTTCTATGTTCTGGCACACAAAACCTGCCGTTAATCAGGAAATAATTAAGTTTTCCTACTTTGGACAGCAATTTGATATTGCTAATGTATTAAAACAATTTAATACCAATACCATTGCACTAGAGCTAACTAATAGAACTTATGGCCTTTTACAATGTGCATTCGGGACGCTCTATATTCCTATAGTAGCAAACGTTACAATGTATAACTGCGCCAAAGAAAACGGTATTCCTTTTTCTGAAATGAGAAAAATAGTAGCAGATGGACTTAAAGCTGCTCCTCCTGCAGCAAAAGTGGCGTTGATTGTTCCAGTTGCTCTCCAAGGACTTATGGCTTATGGTACTGCAATGGCTCTAAAAAGTTCACAAGAAATGTACT from Candidatus Babeliales bacterium encodes:
- the rpmG gene encoding 50S ribosomal protein L33; amino-acid sequence: MAKNRKTTHLVCEICKERNYTQVVSKKRTIGSLKLSKYCSRCRKHNDHKETK